From the Theobroma cacao cultivar B97-61/B2 chromosome 2, Criollo_cocoa_genome_V2, whole genome shotgun sequence genome, one window contains:
- the LOC18608022 gene encoding methylthioribose kinase, with protein MAFPEFRPLDEKSLVEYIKVTPFLSSKIGDKYDDIKIKEVGDGNLNFVYIVVGASGSFVIKQALPYVRSLTESWPMTKERAYFEAVALKEHGGLCPRHVPEVYHFDRTMSLIGMRYLEPPHIILRKGLIAGIEYPFLAEHVSVYMAKTLFCTSLLYRSTTEHKRAVAEFCGNVELCRLTEQVVFSDPYKVSEYNRWTSPYLDHDAEAVRDDVILKLEVAELKSKFCERAQALIHGDFHTGSVMVTRDSTQVIDPEFAFYGPMGYDIGAFIGNLILAFFAQDGHADQGNDRKIYKEWILKTIEDTWNLFRQKFTALWDQHKDGPGEAYLPAIYNNPELQKLIQEKYMKELFHDTLGFGAAKMIRRIVGVAHVEDFESIKEASIRADCERRALELAKTLLKRRREFLSISEVISAIRHVQS; from the exons aaattaaggaagTTGGAGATGGCAATCTTAATTTCGTCTACATCGTCGTTGGCGCTTCTGGTTCTTTTGTCATTAAGCAG GCGCTACCTTACGTACGAAGTCTTACGGAATCTTGGCCAATGACAAAGGAAAGAGCATATTTCGAAGCTGTAGCGTTAAAAGAGCATGGTGGTTTGTGCCCTCGACATGTTCCTGAAGTTTATCATTTTGACCGTACCATGTCTTTGATTGGAATGCGATATTTAGAGCCTCCCCATATAATTCTCAGAAAAGGGTTGATTGCTGGAATCGAATATCCATTCCTGGCGGAACATGTGTCAGTATATATGGCCAAGACTCTCTTCTGCACATCTCTTTTATATCGGTCAACTACAGAGCACAAACGTGCTG TGGCTGAATTTTGTGGGAATGTGGAACTATGCAGACTCACTGAGCAAGTTGTTTTTTCTGACCCGTATAAAGTGTCTGAATATAACCGTTGGACTTCTCCTTATCTCGATCATGATGCCGAGGCTGTCCGGGATGATGTTATATTGAAGCTTGAAGTAGCTGAGTTGAAATCTAA GTTTTGTGAAAGAGCCCAGGCCCTTATTCATGGAGATTTCCATACAGGTTCTGTCATGGTTACCCGTGATTCAACTCAGGTCATAGATCCAGAGTTTGCATTTTATGGACCAATGGGGTATGATATTGGCGCTTTCATTGGGAACTTAATTCTGGCTTTCTTTGCACAAGATGGACATGCTGATCAAGGGAATGACAGAAAA ATATACAAAGAGTGGATATTGAAGACAATTGAGGATACTTGGAATCTTTTCCGCCAAAAATTCACTGCACTTTGGGATCAACACAAGGATGGCCCCGGGGAGGCTTATCTTCCAGCAATTTACAACAACCCTGAGCTTCAAAAGCTtatacaagaaaaatatatgaaagaaTTGTTCCATGACACACTTGGATTTGGTGCTGCTAAGATGATAAG GAGAATTGTTGGTGTTGCTCATGTCGAGGATTTTGAATCAATTAAAGAAGCTAGCATACGAGCAGACTGTGAGCGGCGGGCTCTTGAATTAGCTAAGACTCTTCTCAAGAGAAGGCGAGAATTCCTGTCAATTAGTGAAGTTATTTCAGCCATCAGGCATGTCCAATCATGA
- the LOC18608023 gene encoding uncharacterized protein LOC18608023, with translation MAHHSFFFSLIILSLVATQGTLAVEYAVNDNTGNSGGGIRFRNEIGVDYSLQTLSSASDFIWRIFQQNNPAERKNVQRVTLFIENGDGVAFAINNEIHVNANYLGNYSGDVKREFTGVLYHEMTHIWQWNGNGQTPGGLIEGIADFVRLKANYIPSHWVQPGQGDRWDQGYDVTARFLDYCNSLRNGFVAKLNKKMRTGYSANYFVELLGKTVDQLWSDYKAKYGN, from the coding sequence ATGGCTCACCACtcgtttttcttctctctgaTAATATTATCTCTTGTAGCCACGCAAGGGACCCTTGCAGTTGAATACGCTGTCAATGACAACACTGGAAACAGCGGCGGCGGTATTCGTTTCAGAAACGAGATCGGTGTCGATTACAGCCTGCAAACTCTGAGTTCCGCTTCAGATTTTATTTGGAGAATCTTCCAACAAAACAACCCAgctgaaagaaaaaatgtgcAAAGAGTCACCTTGTTCATTGAAAATGGGGATGGCGTTGCTTTTGCTATCAATAATGAAATTCATGTGAACGCAAATTATCTAGGAAACTACTCAGGTGATGTGAAAAGGGAATTTACTGGGGTTCTTTATCATGAGATGACTCATATCTGGCAATGGAACGGGAACGGCCAGACTCCCGGAGGATTGATTGAAGGAATAGCTGATTTTGTGAGGCTAAAGGCTAATTATATTCCTAGCCACTGGGTGCAGCCAGGGCAGGGCGATAGGTGGGACCAAGGCTATGATGTTACAGCAAGGTTTTTGGACTATTGTAATAGTCTCAGAAATGGATTTGTTGCAAAGCTTAACAAGAAGATGAGAACTGGTTATAGTGCCAACTATTTCGTTGAGCTCCTGGGAAAGACTGTTGACCAGCTCTGGAGTGATTACAAGGCCAAGTATGGCAATTAA